TATTCGTGAAAATGTGGTGCGGCCATCATTGCGAGGACACACGAATTGGGTAACGtgagctaactaacgttagctgtagcctgctaaTTTTTAACGTTCCGCAAGGCCGCGGAGAAATACAAGAGCTGCTTCCTGTTCTTGCTCCATTGAGAATGTAGGTTACATTACGGTCCGATATACAACATCGCAGCGGTTATCCAAGGAGCAAGTTCAGTTGTGTAATCGATTGCATTTAagtttgttttagttgtgcttGCGGGCTACCTAGCTTGTTAGCTatttggctagctagctagcatgaGTGAACTGACGGGCTGCAAACAGTCCGCTGACTCTGCATCGAGGAAACGGTGTCCATCACCCGACCGCGATGAAAGCGCCACGATCCCCTGCAAGTCCACAAAAGTAAGTGACGCAACAAATGAAGCCGGGGTCACTTCGGAAAACTGCAAAAACAGTGACGCTGAGAGTAAAGAAATAGCCGCCAGCGAGGGCCAGTCAAAAGATAACGTTAGTGAGGGGAAACCAGCTGCTGTGCAAGCGGATCAGGGTTCAGAAAGCACGGATCGCACCAGTGCACTGCCTGTCAACAACTCCAATGCTGACGCTCACGATGCCAGCAACACAGAAAAACCACAGTCCTCAGATGCACATGGATCTGCTGACGCAAAGGCAGATACAGAGAAGACAGCAGGAATAAAGCAGCGTCCCTCAGCTTCTCTGGACCAGACCGACTCAGCAGCCATAGCAGCTGCTGAAGCACTTGCCAGTCTCACAGGAGGAGACGGGGAAGACAGTCAAGAGACTCCTTGCTCATCTGAAAAGGCTAACGTTAAACAGGTGAAACAGGGGAGCAAATTCAAACAACGTGGGGGCCACCAGTCCTCAAGAACGGGCTTTAAAACGCAGGCAGCTGCTGCAGATAGCTCCACATCTGTGCACAGTACTGACAGAGAAGATGCAGATGAGATGCCAGAAGCAGATGAAGGTGATGAATCCATATCTGGATCTTCCTCCACTCCAAGCTCCTCTTTCCCGTCAGACAATGAGGACAATGATGATGGGGAGTGTGCCATTGTGTCAGTTAAGATGGCCCCAGAGATGAGACAGTCGGTGGCTCTTCTGGCGCAGGTACAGATGAGACTGGAAGCTCTTGAGAAGAAAAACGCCCGGCTTCACCAACGGCTGGAGCTGAAGATCAGTCGTCAGCGGCGCCCACATCTGGATCAGCGCAGCTCCATCACAAAAACTATTCCTGGCTTCTGGGTGACAGCTGTATccttaaaatgaaaacatgtccctgTTTTTTTCCATTCCTATGTTGTTTGAGTAATTGAAATAACCTGTTGGGTCTTTTCTTAACTTCAATGTGCCAGCTGTTGAACCATCCTCATCTCTCAGCTCACATTGACGAGACTGATGAAGATGCTCTGAGTTACATGACTGATCTTGAGGTAGGAAGTGTCGGTGTGTTCTTACAAAGTCTGGCTATTGTGTATGTCTAGTATTGAAATTAATTtcttcatgtcttttttttttttccagattgaGTCCTTTAAGAATAATAAACTGGGCTACAGGATCCGCTTCCACTTCAGACGGAACCCGTACTTCCAGAACAACATTATCATGAAGGAGCTGCACCTTGGGATGGGAGGTATAAATAAGCGTGGTGATTTAAGTCCAGGCATAGTTGTCATACATAATGAATCCCCAGTGTCGGGTCACTCTTTGCATCACGCCACTGCAAGGGAATGTATACTGTAGGTGATAATATAGTATGCCAATACATCTTTCAAAACCAAACTATCGTCATTTGCCATGTACAGGTTTTCATTCGGTACAAGAAAACTGCAAACTGAAACATTGCATTTCCACCAATGTTCAGTcatattttggaataaaaaataaataaattgcaacaCTCTCTGGAACAACTGTTGAAAAGTGCTGGGAGGGATGAGTACATAGCCAGAAAACCACAGACAAAAAGTTTCAACAAACTTGTCAACTTCCCACCTGCAATGACCAAAACACTTCAGCCATGCAGTTAATGCCAAAGTAAAATGATGGTATTGCAACTGTTGTGTTATATGTATGTAAATATGGATGGCCAGaatattatgtttttaatatttgcaTGGCAGGGCTGTTGCATTGCATTATGTACATTAGCAATCGTGCCATTGGACGATTTTTATCACACAAACGTTATGTTAAGCACCTCCTTTTTTAAATCTCAAACATTCTCTGATAG
This genomic interval from Perca fluviatilis chromosome 5, GENO_Pfluv_1.0, whole genome shotgun sequence contains the following:
- the tspy gene encoding testis specific protein Y-linked isoform X1; this encodes MSELTGCKQSADSASRKRCPSPDRDESATIPCKSTKVSDATNEAGVTSENCKNSDAESKEIAASEGQSKDNVSEGKPAAVQADQGSESTDRTSALPVNNSNADAHDASNTEKPQSSDAHGSADAKADTEKTAGIKQRPSASLDQTDSAAIAAAEALASLTGGDGEDSQETPCSSEKANVKQVKQGSKFKQRGGHQSSRTGFKTQAAAADSSTSVHSTDREDADEMPEADEGDESISGSSSTPSSSFPSDNEDNDDGECAIVSVKMAPEMRQSVALLAQVQMRLEALEKKNARLHQRLELKISRQRRPHLDQRSSITKTIPGFWVTALLNHPHLSAHIDETDEDALSYMTDLEIESFKNNKLGYRIRFHFRRNPYFQNNIIMKELHLGMGGSPMSFSNPILWHRGQNLTAHSEPRKSSRGVYQTFFSWFSDHSNPGQDDVAQILKDDLYRDPLRYYLTPLWEPRENGSGGSGARAADNGNGGECVVISDSDDEPGEEAGQAEQGHSREEEDEDDEEEEEEEEEEEEEEEEERGPSADESPEEEDDGGEIVIDGSDDSEQEEEEEA
- the tspy gene encoding testis specific protein Y-linked isoform X2 → MSELTGCKQSADSASRKRCPSPDRDESATIPCKSTKVSDATNEAGVTSENCKNSDAESKEIAASEGQSKDNVSEGKPAAVQADQGSESTDRTSALPVNNSNADAHDASNTEKPQSSDAHGSADAKADTEKTAGIKQRPSASLDQTDSAAIAAAEALASLTGGDGEDSQETPCSSEKANVKQVKQGSKFKQRGGHQSSRTGFKTQAAAADSSTSVHSTDREDADEMPEADEGDESISGSSSTPSSSFPSDNEDNDDGECAIVSVKMAPEMRQSVALLAQVQMRLEALEKKNARLHQRLELKISRQRRPHLDQRSSITKTIPGFWVTALLNHPHLSAHIDETDEDALSYMTDLEIESFKNNKLGYRIRFHFRRNPYFQNNIIMKELHLGMGGSPMSFSNPILWHRGQNLTAHSEPRKSSRGVYQTFFSWFSDHSNPGQDDVAQILKDDLYRDPLRYYLTPLWEPRENGSGGSGARAADNGNGGECVVISDSDDEPGEEAGQAEQGHSREEEDEDDEEEEEEEEEEEEEEEEERGPSAGSDDSEQEEEEEA